A DNA window from Flavisolibacter ginsenosidimutans contains the following coding sequences:
- a CDS encoding iron-sulfur cluster assembly protein, whose product MDTDVLRDKVIEVLQTIYDPEIPVSIYELGLIYRVDILPIGNVQITMTLTAPSCPAAQSLPVEVDQKVKEIDGVYDVHVVVTWDPPWDKSMMSETAQLELGWL is encoded by the coding sequence ATGGATACAGACGTTTTACGGGACAAAGTGATTGAGGTGTTGCAAACGATTTACGACCCGGAAATTCCGGTGAGTATTTACGAATTGGGGTTGATTTACCGCGTGGACATTCTGCCCATCGGCAACGTGCAAATCACCATGACGCTCACCGCACCGAGTTGCCCCGCGGCACAATCGTTGCCGGTTGAAGTAGATCAAAAAGTAAAAGAGATTGACGGCGTGTACGACGTACACGTGGTGGTAACGTGGGACCCACCTTGGGACAAAAGCATGATGTCGGAAACGGCGCAACTGGAACTGGGATGGCTGTGA
- a CDS encoding RrF2 family transcriptional regulator, with protein sequence MKITAQEEYGLRLLIRIAACKEPDGMSIPQLSEAEGITPHYVAKLARILRMGGFINSTPGYKGGYVLAQPANKIVINHVLKLLGGPLFDKAFCGTHAGALKLCTHSVDCSSRSLWQMMQFLLDNFLDKITLHDLVNTEEHSAGFFYQLLGNASLSAKADAQPTTFQQN encoded by the coding sequence ATGAAAATAACGGCACAGGAAGAATACGGCTTGCGATTGTTGATTCGCATTGCGGCTTGCAAAGAGCCCGACGGCATGAGCATTCCGCAGTTGAGCGAAGCCGAGGGCATTACGCCGCACTATGTGGCCAAACTGGCCCGCATTCTGCGCATGGGCGGTTTTATTAATAGCACGCCGGGTTATAAGGGCGGTTACGTATTGGCACAACCCGCAAACAAGATCGTCATCAACCACGTATTGAAATTGCTCGGCGGCCCGCTGTTCGACAAAGCTTTTTGCGGTACTCATGCCGGTGCATTAAAACTGTGCACGCACTCGGTTGATTGCTCTTCGCGTTCGCTTTGGCAGATGATGCAGTTTCTGCTTGATAATTTCCTGGATAAGATTACCCTGCACGATTTAGTGAACACGGAAGAACATTCGGCCGGCTTTTTTTACCAACTCCTGGGCAATGCTTCGTTGTCCGCAAAGGCGGACGCACAGCCAACAACGTTTCAACAAAATTGA